Proteins encoded in a region of the Sander lucioperca isolate FBNREF2018 chromosome 18, SLUC_FBN_1.2, whole genome shotgun sequence genome:
- the slc35f4 gene encoding solute carrier family 35 member F4 isoform X2: protein MKKHSARVAPLSSYSTQVLTCPISEGGDGSESQADTPGSETSEESRSYQACTNTALKVLGGLLLVLGVSSSWVGTTQVVKLTFQSFSCPFFISWFSSNWNILFFPIYYSGLVVTAREKQTPIQKFRECSKLFGEDGMTLKLFVKRTAPFSILWTLTNYLYLMALKKLTATDVSALYCCHKAFVFLLSWIVLKDRFMGVRIVAAIMAITGIVMMAYADGFHGDSFVGVALAVGSASTSALYKVLFKMFLGSASLGEVAHFLSTMGFFNLIFISCVPLILYFTKVEHWGSLSSLPWGYLCGMAGLWLVFNILVHVGVVLTYPILISIGTLLSVPGNAAVDVLKHEVIFSVVRLAATCIICLGFLLLLLPEEWDSVTLRFLANIADKKSEEHGEELTESSVHTRSRSRANGTVSIPLA from the exons ATGAAGAAGCACTCAGCCCGGGTGGCTCCTCTCAGCTCGTACAGCACTCAGGTCCTGACCTGCCCCATCTCTGAAG GAGGGGATGGTTCAGAGTCTCAGGCAGACACACCAGGCAGCGAGACCAGCGAAGAGAGCCGGTCCTATCAGGCATGTACCAACACAGCTCTGAAGGTGCTGGGTGGTCTGCTGCTGGTGCTGGGTGTCTCCTCCTCTTGGGTGGGTACCACTCAGGTGGTTAAACTGACCTTCCAGTCCTTCTCCTGTCCCTTCTTCATCTCCTGGTTCAGCAGCAACTGGAACATCCTCTTCTTCCCCATCTACTACTCGGGACTCGTGGTTACCGCACGGGAGAAACAGACTCCCATACAGAAATTCAG GGAGTGCAGCAAGCTCTTTGGGGAGGATGGGATGACTCTCAAGCTTTTCGTAAAGAGAACAGCACCCTTCTCAATCCTGTGGACACTGACCAACTACCTGTACCTCATGGCCTTGAAGAAACTGACCGCCACTGATGTCTCTGCCCTCTACTGCTGCCACAAAGCTTTTGTCTTTCTCTTGTCCTGGATTGTTCTCAAGGACCGTTTCATGGGTGTTCGG ATAGTGGCAGCCATCATGGCCATCACAGGTATTGTCATGATGGCTTATGCTGATGGTTTCCATGGCGATTCCTTTGTGGGCGTGGCATTGGCTGTGGGCTCGGCCTCCACATCAGCTCTCTACAAG GTGCTGTTCAAGATGTTCCTGGGCAGTGCCAGCCTTGGCGAAGTGGCCCACTTCCTTTCGACCATGGGCTTTTTCAACCTCATCTTCATCTCCTGTGTGCCCCTCATCCTCTACTTCACCAAGGTAGAGCACTGGGGCTCACTGTCCTCGCTGCCCTGGGGGTACCTGTGTGGAATGGCAGGACTATGGCTGG TGTTCAACATCTTGGTCCATGTTGGTGTTGTGCTGACGTACCCCATTCTCATCTCCATAGGAACACTGCTCAGTGTGCCAGGCAATGCAG CTGTAGATGTTTTGAAACATGAGGTGATCTTCAGTGTGGTGCGCCTGGCAGCCACCTGCATCATCTGCCTGGGCTTCTTGCTCCTGCTGCTGCCAGAGGAGTGGGACTCAGTCACGCTGCGTTTCCTGGCCAACATCGCAGACAAGAAGTCGGAGGAACATGGTGAGGAACTCACAGAGTCCAGCGTCCACACTCGAAGTCGCAGTCGAGCAAATGGCACTGTCTCCATTCCCTTGGCATGA
- the exoc5 gene encoding exocyst complex component 5 yields the protein MATTAQLFEEPFDADEYIERLAWRTPGGGSKGGAEAFDPKRLLEEFENHIEELKQLDEKIQRRVEKLEHQCHREAKEFAHKVQDLQRSNQVAFQHFQELDEHISYVATKVCHLGDQLEGVNTPRQRAVEAQRLMTYFNEFLDGDLRSDVFNNPDKIKEAADIIQKLHLIAQELPFDRFADVKAKIASKYHDLERQLIQEFTAAQRRGEIGRMREVAAVLLHFKGYAHCVDVYIKQCQEGAYLRNDVFEDTAVLCQRVNKQVGEVFSSPETVMAKLIQNIFENKLQAHVKEKLDETRHSDVEQYLKNLYDLYTRTTALATKLTEFNLGSDKHTFLSKLIKNIFSSYLESYIDMERDYLRSRGAMILQRYYDSKNHQKRLIGTGSIQELKERIRQRTNLSLGPVIDTHGETFLSPELVVNLLQETRHAFERCHKLSDPSDLPKNAFSIFLLLVDHLCVEHIDYALEIGLSAIPSSDAKNANLYFLDVVQQANSIFHLFDKQFNDQLMPLISSSPKLAECLHKKKEVIEQMEVKLDTGIDRTINCMVGQMKHILATEQKKTDFRPEDENNVMIQYTTACSKVCVYVSRQVEHVRKSMDGKNVDTVLTELGVRFHRLIHEHLQQYSYSSMGGMLAICDVAEYRRCAKDFRVPLVLQLFDTLHALCNLLVVAPDNLKQVCSGEQLTNLDRNLLHAFVQLRVDYRSARLGRHFS from the exons ATGGCGACAACTGCTCAGCTGTTCGAG GAGCCCTTTGATGCAGATGAGTACATCGAAAGGTTGGCATGGAGGACACCTGGAGGAGGCTCCAAAGGAGGAGCTGAGGCATTTGACCCTAAAAG GCTGTTGGAAGAATTTGAGAACCACATAGAAGAGCTGAAGCAGTTGGATGAGAAGATCCAGCGGCGGGTGGAGAAGCTTGAGCATCAGTGTCACCGCGAGGCCAAGGAATTTGCCCACAAAGTTCAAGACTTGCAGAGAAGCAACCAG GTGGCCTTTCAGCATTTCCAGGAGCTCGATGAGCATATCAGCTATGTGGCAACCAAGGTTTGTCACCTTGGCGACCAGCTGGAGGGGGTGAACACGCCTCGGCAGAGGGCTGTGGAAGCTCAGCGTCTGATGACCTACTTCAACGAGTTCTTGGATGGAGACCTACGCAGTGACGTCTTCAATAACCCAGACAAG atTAAGGAGGCTGCTGATATAATTCAGAAGCTGCATCTCATTGCCCAAGAGCTGCCATTCGACAG ATTTGCAGATGTCAAGGCAAAAATTGCAA GTAAGTACCATGACCTGGAGCGGCAGTTAATCCAGGAGTTCACAGCTGCCCAGCGCAGGGGTGAGATTGGACGTATGCGGGAGGTGGCAGCGGTTCTATTGCATTTCAAG GGCTATGCACACTGTGTGGATGTTTATATCAAGCAGTGTCAGGAA GGGGCCTACCTGAGGAATGATGTGTTTGAGGACACTGCGGTCCTCTGCCAGAGGGTCAACAAGCAGGTGGGCGAGGTCTTCAGCAGCCCAGAGACTGTTATGGCCAAACTCATCCAGAACATCTTTGAAAACAAATTACAG GCCCACGTTAAGGAAAAACTGGATGAGACTCGACACTCTGATGTAGAACAGTACCTCAAGAACCTCTATGACCTTTACACCAG GACCACAGCATTGGCCACCAAACTGACAGAGTTCAACCTGGGCTCAGACAAGCACACTTTCCTGTCCAAGCTGATAAAGAACATCTTCTCCTCATACCTGGAAAGCTACATTGATATGGAGAGGGATTACCTTCGCTCTCGAGGTGCCATGATTCTGCAGCGCTACTACGACTCCAAGAATCACCAGAAACGCCTAATTGGCACCGGCAG TATCCAAGAACTGAAGGAGCGGATCAGACAGCGCACAAACCTCTCCCTCGGCCCTGTCATAGACACCCATGGGGAGacctttctgtccccagagctCGTTGTCAACTTGCTGCAGGAGACGCGTCATGCCTTTGAGAGATGCCACAAG CTTTCAGATCCTTCAGACCTGCCCAAGAACGCCTTCTCAATCTTCCTGCTGCTGGTTGACCATCTGTGTGTGGAACACATCGACTACGCCCTAGAGATTGGCCTCTCAG CAATTCCCTCATCAGATGCCAAGAATGCCAACCTGTACTTCCTGGATGTCGTTCAACAGGCGAACTCTATCTTCCACTTGTTTGACAAGCAGTTTAATGACCAGCTCATGCCTCTAATAAG CTCATCTCCAAAGTTGGCAGAGTGCCTGCACAAGAAGAAAGAGGTGATTGAACAGATGGAAGTAAAACTGGACACAGGAATCGACAG AACAATAAACTGCATGGTGGGACAAATGAAGCACATCTTGGCAACAGAGCAGAAGAAGACTGATTTCAGGCCTGAGGACGAGAACAACGTCATGATCCAGTACACTACA GCCTGCTCCAAGGTATGCGTCTACGTCAGTCGGCAGGTGGAGCATGTGCGGAAGTCCATGGATGGGAAAAATGTGGACACAGTGCTGACGGAGTTGGGCGTTCGTTTCCACCGGCTCATCCACGAGCACCTACAGCAGTACAGCTACAGCTCAATGGGAGGCATGCTGGCCATCTGCGATGTGGCTGAATACCGACGATGCGCCAAGGATTTCAGG GTCCCTCTGGTGCTGCAGCTCTTTGACACACTCCACGCCCTCTGTAACCTCCTGGTCGTTGCCCCTGACAACCTGAagcaggtgtgttcaggtgagcAACTCACCAATCTGGACCGAAATCTCCTGCATGCCTTCGTCCAGCTCAGAGTGGACTACCGTTCAGCCAGACTGGGCCGACACTTCAGTTAA
- the ap5m1 gene encoding AP-5 complex subunit mu-1 — protein MSVRALWILSHEKGENVSIRFTRRFATVEHRAKILAGSSYRAVPEDNTVLQLLLTELGLSDSDKSYVALRDDCLHRKRLPALELRVDGPGKGFLWPVLAISHGPLTLACLPLVDVPAEPRPPLASLLSVSQGLTLLAGLQTFLLGSGGKPDSEGLASRLAMLPSVLLQVCPLGTPLDVPLVGAPATPTVPTPAGNQKQPAWKTGLHRGRAVVNVALIETVRSMQYGNRSRQDLWDVYGTVTCKCEVEGVLPNVTVTLTLPPNGSPLQDILVHPCVTSLDSSILTASSVDNCDGSAFSGPYKFPFSPPLEPFRLCSYTSQVPVPPILGSYQLREEENQLRVSVTLKLHESVKNSFEYCEAHLPFFNRDQMGVVDVKVSAGQLDVSKEKNLLIWGLGQKFPKCREVTMEGKISFSGQTPGPTDPLCTELTAYIKLYFKVPDMTLSGCCVDQHSVQVYSSAKPRIVTSRELQSKEYFIWNSTGTAPVASGQMML, from the exons ATGAGTGTGCGTGCTTTGTGGATTCTTTCTCACGAGAAGGGAGAAAATGTGTCAATACGCTTTACAAG GAGGTTTGCTACTGTGGAGCACCGTGCAAAGATCCTGGCAGGTTCCTCATATAGAGCAGTCCCAGAAGACAACACTGTGCTGCAGCTCCTGCTCACTGAGTTGGGGCTTTCAGACTCAGACAAGTCCTATGTAGCTCTCAGAGATGATTGCCTTCATCGTAAGCGACTGCCAGCCCTGGAGCTGCGGGTGGACGGTCCTGGAAAGGGATTTCTTTGGCCAGTGTTGGCCATCTCCCACGGGCCTCTTACCCTAGCTTGCCTGCCTTTAGTGGATGTCCCTGCTGAGCCACGGCCACCCCTTGCCAGCCTGCTGTCTGTATCCCAGGGCCTCACACTCTTGGCAGGTCTGCAGACTTTTCTCCTCGGCTCTGGGGGTAAGCCTGATAGCGAGGGGTTGGCCTCTCGCCTGGCGATGCTGCCCTCTGTACTCTTGCAGGTTTGTCCACTTGGCACACCCCTGGATGTTCCACTAGTGGGGGCACCTGCTACACCCACAGTGCCCACTCCTGCGGGGAACCAGAAGCAGCCAGCCTGGAAGACGGGGCTCCACCGCGGTCGAGCTGTGGTGAACGTAGCACTGATAGAAACAGTGCGCTCCATGCAGTATGGTAACCGGAGCAGACAGGACCTGTGGGATGTTTATGGCACTGTGACATGCAAA TGTGAAGTGGAAGGGGTGCTCCCAAATGTAACAGTGACCCTCACACTGCCACCAAATGGTTCTCCACTACAGGACATCCTGGTCCATCCTTGTGTCACCTCATTGGATTCTAGTATTCTGACTGCCAGCAGTGTAGATAACTGTGATGGCTCAGCTTTCTCTGGGCCATATAAGTtccccttctctcctcctctggaGCCTTTCAGACTATGCAGCTATACATCTCAG GTCCCCGTTCCACCTATCCTTGGTTCGTATCAACTGAGGGAAGAAGAGAACCAGCTGCGTGTGTCAGTAACCCTTAAACTTCATGAGAGTGTGAAGAACAGCTTTGAGTACTGCGAAGCACACCTGCCATTCTTTAACAG GGATCAGATGGGTGTTGTGGATGTAAAGGTGAGCGCCGGACAACTGGACGTTTCAAAGGAGAAGAACCTGTTGATCTGGGGCCTGG GACAAAAGTTCCCTAAATGCCGTGAGGTCACAATGGAGGGCAAGATCAGCTTTTCTGGGCAGACACCAGGACCTACTGACCCCCTCTGCACAGAACTTACAGCCTATATCAAA TTGTATTTCAAAGTGCCTGACATGACGCTCTCTGGGTGCTGTGTGGACCAGCATTCAGTGCAGGTTTATTCCTCTGCCAAACCACGGATTGTAACAT CCCGAGAACTTCAATCCAAAGAGTACTTCATATGGAATTCAACAGGAACTGCTCCGGTAGCCTCTGGGCAGATGATGCTGTAG